Proteins from a single region of Gossypium arboreum isolate Shixiya-1 chromosome 1, ASM2569848v2, whole genome shotgun sequence:
- the LOC108462743 gene encoding uncharacterized protein LOC108462743: MAVFDMGSTKAPGEDGFLRLFYQKCWHIIGDEVTDFCLHLLNGDMKTLANRFRRVIEKCIEAAQSAFVLESLISDNVLLAYEILNTLKRKRMGKKGFMAVKLDISKAYDRVEWEFIKHIMIQMGFANRWVKAIMQCVHCFLFSGHERTSRREISTDQRTSSM; encoded by the exons ATGGCAGTGTTCGACATGGGTTCTACGAAGGCGCCGGGAGAAGATGGATTTCTAAGACTGTTTTATCAAAAATGTTGGCACATTATTGGTGATGAAGTTACCGATTTTTGCTTACATCTTTTAAATGGTGATATGAAG ACTCTTGCGAACCGATTTCGAAGAGTGATCGAAAAATGTATAGAAGCTGCACAAAGTGCTTTTGTGCTAGAAAGCCTAATATCTGACAACGTGTTGTTAGCCTATGAAATTCTGAATACGTTGAAGCGGAAAAGAATGGGGAAGAAAGGGTTTATGGCAGTTAAACTCGATATAAGCAAAGCTTATGATAGGGTCGAATGGGAATTTATAAAGCATATAATGATTCAAATGGGTTTTGCAAATAGATGGGTAAAGGCTATTATGCAATGTGTTCACTGTTTCTTATTCAGTGGCCATGAACGGACATCGAGAAGAGAAATTTCAACCGACCAGAGGACTTCGTCAATGTGA